Proteins encoded within one genomic window of Brevinematales bacterium:
- a CDS encoding lipase, protein MEPYQSVKPITYYGKSDIGVLISHGFTSTPQSQEYMAKRFAGAGFQVECPILPGHCTKWQDLNKVRYTDWIETLKVSLDKLRERASFIAMEGLSLGGLLGLYFAQHFPEVRVVVAINHAIWLGNPFVPLSPLLKYVMPSTPAIAGDIKDPSAQEYAYSRTPIGGIAQLWKLSKMVIRDHDKINVPLLIFKSEDDHVLPRKNAEYTYEHAASAVKELVWLKNSYHVATLDFEKDLIADKAIEFIKNAREQAGK, encoded by the coding sequence ATGGAACCTTACCAGTCGGTCAAACCTATCACCTACTACGGGAAATCCGATATCGGGGTACTCATCAGTCACGGGTTTACCAGCACCCCTCAGTCGCAGGAATATATGGCGAAACGCTTCGCCGGAGCGGGGTTCCAAGTCGAATGTCCCATCCTTCCCGGGCATTGCACAAAGTGGCAGGACCTCAATAAAGTCCGTTACACCGACTGGATCGAGACCCTGAAAGTATCGCTAGATAAATTGAGAGAGCGCGCGTCATTTATCGCGATGGAGGGTTTGTCATTAGGCGGGTTGCTCGGGCTTTATTTTGCGCAGCATTTTCCCGAGGTCAGAGTGGTAGTAGCGATCAATCACGCGATATGGCTTGGAAATCCTTTTGTTCCGCTATCCCCGTTGCTGAAATATGTTATGCCGTCCACGCCCGCGATCGCGGGGGATATCAAGGATCCGTCCGCGCAGGAATACGCCTATTCGCGTACGCCGATCGGCGGGATCGCCCAGCTATGGAAGCTCAGTAAAATGGTCATACGCGATCACGATAAGATTAATGTGCCCCTCCTGATATTTAAATCCGAAGACGATCATGTCCTGCCGAGGAAGAACGCCGAGTACACCTATGAGCATGCGGCGAGCGCGGTGAAGGAACTCGTATGGCTGAAAAACTCCTATCATGTCGCGACCCTCGATTTCGAGAAGGATCTGATCGCCGATAAAGCCATCGAGTTTATTAAAAACGCCCGTGAACAGGCAGGAAAGTAA